The DNA window AATTCGTTGTTGCGATAGTATTCGCACTCGGCCTTGCAGGCTGCGTGCATGAGTCGGTCACACCGCAATATAGCGGCAACTACCCGCCTGCGGTTGCTGCGGTGATTTCGCAGAACTGTCTTGGAGGCTCATGCCATAGCGGTCGCAATGCGCTCAACGACAGCCTCGATATGACCACATGGCAAACGATGATGCTCGGCAGCCGGTATGAGTACGACGTCATCCCATACATCGCTGCCAAGAGTCACTGCTTCGAGCACGTCAATACCAATCCGGATCTTGCAGCCGAGGCCACGCCGCGCATGCCGCTCTCGCGCAATCCACTCTCAGAGGCCGATCAACGTACGATCTTCGATTGGATCAATCACGGAGCGCCGAGCGCAACCGGCCAGATTGCATATTCAAACAGTACGCACCGAGTCTATGCCCTGAGTGAAGGGGAAGACCGCATGACGATCATCGACGACGATGCCCGCCGCATCGTACGAATGACGCTGATCAATGCCGATGCCGACGCGCTTGCTCCTTCGTGTTTCTGCCCGATGCCGGATAAGCAGTCGGTAATTGTCGGAGCCGTAAATGCGAAAGGGAGTATCCGTAAATACTCGCTGCCGGATCTCGCACAAACCGCCGAGCTTGCAAGCAACTACTACATCAACGATCTTACGCTCACCCCCGACGGCGCAAAGGGGTATATCACAGACTATCCGCCGTCCGGTTTGCAGCGCGTTGGTGTGTTCGATCCCGTTGCGATGCAGTTCACCCGCTCGATCTCGATGAACGGCATGACGGGTCCGTACGGCATGGCGCCGAGTGGCGACGGAGCGTATGTGTATGTAAGCGGAGCCCAGTCGGATAACATTGCCAAGATCGATACGAAGACGGACCAGATCGTGAAGCTCTTCCCCGTGGCCGACGATGTGCCCTCGCCGCTGCCGGACGGGTATAACCCAAAGTACTCACCGGGCTTTATGACGATGTCGGCCGACGGTAAGACGCTCTATGTCAGTTGCCGAAATTCATCCGAGGTTGTTCGTATCGACGTTGCGACGGATTCGGTTACCGGCCGTGTGAGCATTCCGTTCACCCCGTACCGCTCGACGCTATCGCCCGATGGCAGCGAGCTCTGGGTGACGGCATGGACCACCAATTCCGTGCAGGTTGTCGATACGCATACATTGACCGTAACGGCGAAGGTGGATAGTATCAATACGAATCCGCGCCAGATTGCATTCTCGCGCGATGGCGCCGTCGCGTATGTCTGCTGTGAAAAACTTGTCGGTGGAATTCACAACCACGGCCTCAACGGTGGCGCGCCGCCAAGCGGGATCTATGTGATCGATACCCGCACGAAGAAGATCATCTACGGATTTGCAGGCCCCGGGTACACGACGCAGATCATCCCCGGCTTTTAGGCAAAAAAAAACGGGCGACTCTCGCCGCCCGTGTTCACTGTACTGGTGATACAGTAATTACATCTTGTCTTTGATATCGGTCACCTTGATCATTTTTCCGTTCATCGTTCCGGTGACGGTGACTTCGAGATCCTTATCCTTCTTTGTCGATGCAAGCCACTTCGCAGCCATCGCATCGCCCTTCTTGTCGAACTTGTAGAAGGTACCGTCCACGGTGAGACCATAGCCCGACTTTGCGCACATCGGCTCGGTCGCACACATCTTGGTATGTCCGGCACATTTGGTCATGTCGCCTTTCATCTTGGCGGCACAGGCCTTATCACCGAGAAT is part of the Bacteroidota bacterium genome and encodes:
- a CDS encoding beta-propeller fold lactonase family protein yields the protein MKFVVAIVFALGLAGCVHESVTPQYSGNYPPAVAAVISQNCLGGSCHSGRNALNDSLDMTTWQTMMLGSRYEYDVIPYIAAKSHCFEHVNTNPDLAAEATPRMPLSRNPLSEADQRTIFDWINHGAPSATGQIAYSNSTHRVYALSEGEDRMTIIDDDARRIVRMTLINADADALAPSCFCPMPDKQSVIVGAVNAKGSIRKYSLPDLAQTAELASNYYINDLTLTPDGAKGYITDYPPSGLQRVGVFDPVAMQFTRSISMNGMTGPYGMAPSGDGAYVYVSGAQSDNIAKIDTKTDQIVKLFPVADDVPSPLPDGYNPKYSPGFMTMSADGKTLYVSCRNSSEVVRIDVATDSVTGRVSIPFTPYRSTLSPDGSELWVTAWTTNSVQVVDTHTLTVTAKVDSINTNPRQIAFSRDGAVAYVCCEKLVGGIHNHGLNGGAPPSGIYVIDTRTKKIIYGFAGPGYTTQIIPGF